A window of Tautonia plasticadhaerens contains these coding sequences:
- a CDS encoding TIGR03936 family radical SAM-associated protein yields MEDAASRLRIRFAKQGDLRLVSHHDLMRCLERVLRRAGLPMAHSQGFNPRPKYAFASALALGIEGRREVLELELAGPMAPAEVLRLLASVAPPGLEFLEAEPAPGRASRVEAVSYRVALPADRLASAGEAVADLLGREHCPYVRRKPDRDVPLDLRPFLLSAEVDPAEGALRLRLKVEPGGSARPEEVLDVLGLRDLVADGAVLVRTDVALAPG; encoded by the coding sequence ATGGAAGACGCCGCCTCCCGGCTCCGCATCCGCTTCGCCAAGCAGGGCGACCTCCGGCTGGTCAGCCATCACGACCTGATGCGCTGCCTGGAGCGGGTCCTCCGGCGGGCGGGCCTGCCGATGGCGCACAGCCAGGGGTTCAACCCGAGGCCGAAGTACGCCTTCGCCTCGGCCCTGGCCCTGGGGATCGAGGGCCGCCGCGAGGTCCTGGAGCTGGAGCTGGCGGGGCCGATGGCCCCGGCCGAGGTGCTCCGCCTGCTGGCCTCGGTCGCGCCGCCGGGCCTGGAGTTCCTGGAGGCCGAGCCGGCCCCCGGCCGGGCCTCCCGGGTCGAGGCCGTCTCGTACCGCGTCGCCCTGCCCGCCGACCGGCTCGCGTCGGCCGGCGAGGCCGTGGCCGACCTGCTCGGCCGGGAGCACTGCCCCTACGTCCGCCGCAAGCCCGACCGCGACGTCCCCCTGGACCTCCGACCGTTCCTCCTCTCCGCCGAGGTCGACCCGGCCGAGGGCGCCCTCCGGCTCCGGCTGAAGGTCGAACCCGGCGGCTCGGCCCGCCCCGAGGAGGTGCTCGACGTGCTCGGCCTGCGCGACCTAGTCGCCGACGGCGCCGTGCTGGTCCGGACCGACGTGGCGCTGGCCCCCGGCTGA
- a CDS encoding Rne/Rng family ribonuclease, with protein sequence MNKKKEMLINVLQPEECRIAIVEDGVLEELYVERTSLENYTGNIYKGKIVNIEPAIQASFVDFSVGRNGFLHVSDVEPRYYRDQLDDDSVLGARDRGRDPRRDFDPHGDEPDDEERDDDLDAEEPRRAPPRADRDREARPRRPDRDRVPARDREPSSRDEADEPPPPEADEPAADRRRPPDRRRDRDEPRVRDRERPASLRPDDREGFGAGLVEGLDEPDAGPDAVEGGEGEPPPPSAPRGRSRGRDKIRERRSRERDRPDLSEKGRRDRSAPRRFGEGLADDPEPAAGPPLPQEPGPGDRPEPQRARFERPSPAAPRRPAEGPRSFGSGLDVEAEAPDEAPPRRPRPADPAPADEDGPYRWSVERKPEPEEYEHLLPPNRTRRDRPSPRTEAEGPGDEPRPGVREADDEGPRGGRGPGRRPPRGEPWGGPGQDEPIGEAEDPSEPTVGGVPPEGDRPRGGRDAIRGRGGRDRPRRESRRVASREPDEGPEPESPEASEPLTPSRPRRIDRAGEPGYVPRRERARLFEGGPEAEELDPLQAEAESRDDADADGDSDGDDEENRRRRRRRRRRGRGRDRDSETSLDLDRDEAPDDEAARADLEKPPALIDEDALANEFDFVDHDEDHEDDDDEEEDDDRRDEAAEEIEPGLQEEIAREIEEIRELEREVGFRGGAAAANRARRGEAPEPRETTVTRGGRRVAIKPPIQDVFRRNDEVLVQVIKESIGTKGPTLSTYISIPGRYLVLMPGLNRVGVSRKIADEGQRRKLRQIMHELNPPKGLGFIVRTAGLDRSKRDLARDLAYLLRLWKVILQRIKKAKTPAPIYQESDMIIRTIRDIFNSEIDTIWIDEPSAFERAKEFLNFVMPRFVDRLKLYEGKVPLFQKYGLEEEINKIQRRQVHLPEGGSIVIDPTEALVAIDVNSGNFRFEDDAERTAYEMNLRAAKEIARQLRLRDLGGVIVNDFIDMREEKHRRGVERALREAVKRDRARTKILRMSQFGLIEMTRQRIRPSLKRSVYSECEHCGGGGLVKTVESMAIDAMRLIAFALNKDGIRHIRVDVSAEVATFLNNRKREEIAVLEANSSVSVHVCPSEGATREHLVVQIVDSHGNEVPFLPAPSPPSGPPPRRRR encoded by the coding sequence ATGAACAAGAAGAAAGAGATGCTGATCAACGTGCTCCAGCCCGAGGAGTGCCGCATCGCCATCGTCGAAGACGGCGTCCTCGAGGAGCTTTACGTCGAACGAACCAGCCTGGAGAATTACACCGGGAACATCTACAAGGGCAAGATCGTCAACATCGAGCCCGCCATCCAGGCCTCCTTCGTCGACTTCTCCGTCGGCCGCAACGGCTTCCTGCACGTCTCCGACGTCGAACCCCGCTACTACCGCGACCAGCTCGACGACGACTCGGTCCTCGGCGCCCGGGACCGGGGCCGAGACCCCCGGCGCGACTTCGACCCCCACGGCGACGAGCCCGACGACGAGGAGCGGGACGACGACCTCGACGCCGAGGAGCCCCGACGGGCCCCCCCCCGGGCCGACCGGGACCGGGAGGCCCGGCCCCGCCGCCCCGACCGGGACCGCGTCCCGGCCCGGGACCGCGAGCCGTCCTCCCGCGACGAGGCCGACGAGCCGCCCCCCCCCGAGGCCGACGAGCCGGCCGCCGACCGCCGACGCCCCCCCGATCGCCGCCGAGACCGCGACGAGCCCCGGGTCCGCGACCGGGAGCGCCCCGCCTCACTCAGGCCCGACGACCGGGAGGGATTCGGTGCGGGGCTCGTCGAGGGCCTCGACGAGCCGGACGCCGGGCCCGATGCCGTCGAGGGCGGCGAAGGCGAGCCCCCGCCGCCCTCGGCCCCCCGGGGCCGCAGCCGGGGCCGGGACAAGATCCGGGAGCGACGCTCCCGGGAGCGGGACCGCCCCGACCTCTCCGAGAAGGGGAGGCGGGACCGCTCCGCCCCCCGTCGCTTCGGAGAGGGGCTCGCCGACGACCCGGAGCCGGCGGCCGGGCCGCCGCTCCCCCAGGAACCCGGGCCGGGCGATCGCCCCGAGCCCCAGCGGGCCCGATTCGAACGCCCCTCCCCGGCCGCTCCCCGGCGACCCGCCGAGGGGCCCCGCTCCTTCGGCAGCGGGCTCGACGTCGAGGCCGAGGCCCCCGACGAGGCCCCTCCCCGACGGCCCCGCCCCGCCGACCCGGCGCCGGCCGATGAGGATGGGCCGTATCGCTGGTCCGTCGAGCGGAAGCCGGAGCCGGAGGAGTACGAGCACCTGCTCCCCCCCAACCGGACCCGGCGGGACCGCCCGTCCCCCCGGACCGAGGCCGAAGGCCCCGGCGACGAGCCCCGGCCCGGCGTCCGGGAGGCCGACGACGAAGGCCCCCGGGGCGGCCGGGGCCCCGGCCGTCGCCCCCCCCGGGGCGAGCCCTGGGGAGGGCCGGGCCAGGACGAGCCGATCGGCGAGGCCGAGGATCCCTCGGAGCCGACCGTCGGCGGGGTGCCGCCCGAGGGAGACCGCCCCCGGGGCGGTCGGGACGCCATCCGCGGCCGAGGCGGCCGGGACCGACCGCGCCGGGAGTCCCGGCGCGTCGCCTCCCGGGAGCCCGACGAGGGCCCCGAGCCCGAGTCCCCCGAGGCCTCCGAGCCCCTCACCCCCTCCCGCCCCCGCCGGATCGACCGCGCCGGCGAGCCCGGGTACGTCCCCCGTCGCGAGCGGGCCCGGCTCTTCGAGGGGGGCCCCGAGGCCGAGGAGCTGGATCCCCTGCAGGCCGAGGCCGAGTCGAGGGACGACGCCGACGCCGACGGTGATTCCGACGGCGACGACGAGGAGAATCGACGCCGACGCCGACGCCGACGCCGTCGAGGCCGAGGCCGGGACCGGGACTCGGAGACGTCCCTCGATCTCGACCGCGACGAGGCCCCCGACGACGAGGCCGCCCGGGCCGACCTGGAGAAGCCCCCGGCCCTGATCGACGAGGACGCCCTCGCCAACGAGTTCGACTTCGTCGACCACGACGAGGACCACGAGGACGACGACGACGAGGAGGAGGACGACGACCGCCGCGACGAGGCCGCCGAGGAGATCGAGCCGGGGCTGCAGGAGGAGATCGCCCGGGAGATCGAGGAGATCCGGGAGCTGGAGCGTGAGGTCGGCTTCCGGGGCGGCGCCGCCGCCGCCAACCGCGCCCGGCGCGGGGAAGCCCCCGAGCCCCGGGAGACGACCGTCACCCGGGGAGGCCGGCGGGTGGCCATCAAGCCGCCGATCCAGGACGTCTTCCGCCGCAACGACGAGGTGCTCGTCCAGGTCATCAAGGAGTCGATCGGCACCAAGGGGCCGACCCTCTCCACCTACATCAGCATCCCCGGCCGCTACCTGGTGCTCATGCCCGGCCTGAACCGGGTGGGGGTCTCCCGGAAGATCGCCGACGAGGGCCAGCGCCGCAAGCTCCGGCAGATCATGCACGAGCTGAACCCGCCCAAGGGGCTCGGCTTCATCGTCCGGACCGCCGGGCTGGACCGCTCCAAGCGCGACCTGGCCCGCGACCTCGCCTACCTGCTGAGGCTCTGGAAGGTCATCCTCCAGCGGATCAAGAAGGCGAAGACCCCGGCTCCGATCTACCAGGAGTCGGACATGATCATCCGGACGATCCGGGATATCTTCAATTCCGAGATCGACACCATCTGGATCGACGAGCCCTCGGCCTTCGAGCGGGCCAAGGAGTTCCTCAACTTCGTCATGCCCCGCTTCGTCGACCGCCTGAAGCTGTACGAGGGCAAGGTCCCGCTCTTCCAGAAGTACGGATTGGAAGAGGAGATCAACAAGATCCAGCGCCGGCAGGTCCACCTGCCCGAGGGCGGCTCGATCGTCATCGACCCGACCGAGGCCCTCGTGGCCATCGACGTCAACAGCGGCAACTTCCGGTTCGAGGACGACGCCGAGCGCACCGCCTACGAGATGAACCTCCGGGCGGCCAAGGAGATCGCCCGCCAGCTCCGCCTGCGGGACCTCGGCGGCGTGATCGTCAACGACTTCATCGACATGAGGGAGGAGAAGCACCGCCGGGGCGTCGAGCGCGCCCTCCGGGAGGCCGTCAAGCGCGACCGGGCCCGGACGAAGATCCTCCGCATGAGCCAGTTCGGCCTCATCGAGATGACCCGCCAGCGGATCCGGCCCAGCCTGAAGCGCTCCGTCTACAGCGAGTGCGAGCACTGCGGCGGCGGCGGGCTGGTCAAGACGGTCGAGTCCATGGCCATCGACGCCATGCGGCTGATCGCCTTCGCGCTGAACAAGGACGGCATCCGCCACATCCGGGTCGACGTCAGCGCGGAGGTCGCCACCTTCCTCAACAACCGCAAGCGTGAGGAGATCGCCGTCCTGGAGGCCAATTCCTCGGTCTCCGTCCACGTCTGCCCGAGCGAAGGCGCCACCCGGGAGCACCTCGTCGTCCAGATCGTCGACTCCCACGGCAACGAGGTCCCGTTCCTCCCCGCGCCGAGCCCGCCCTCCGGCCCGCCCCCGAGGCGGAGGCGCTGA
- a CDS encoding sensor histidine kinase yields MSLATRLSAFLLAALGVVLLVFSCSIYVAARAYLDRQLDERLEAALDTLEASVDIEPGGLEWEPDERRITLGVDPGIEQVRWAVLDGRGRPVDRSENAGPDAFPPPGSAPAFSGGHEDSSVFLVGDGWRMAGRRLRLEELLRSGRGHPEDDLPDDDVEYARLVLIAGLSPSPARATLGGLGLCLGGMSAATWLACAALGRVLARRALRPIARMVRSARALDPSDPGWSLHRPGTGDELDELASAFNDLLGRLREAFERQRRFAGDASHQLRTPLSGMLGQLDVALRRDRSAEEYRRVLGVVRDEAARLGRIVEVLLFLARSDHDATSPGARPVDLGSWLPDHLGGRWADHPRAADLRVGPAPGPIPPVLANPELLAQCVDNLVDNALKYSEPGSEVRLELGREGGAVTLSVVDLGCGLEPGEESRIFEPFYRSELARRRGKPGVGLGLAVARRIAGRLGGTLEASGAPGRGSRFLLRLPGSRPSTTPERGGMPAEVPGALP; encoded by the coding sequence ATGAGCCTCGCCACCCGGCTCTCGGCCTTCCTGCTGGCCGCCCTGGGCGTCGTCCTGCTGGTCTTCTCCTGCTCGATCTACGTCGCGGCCCGGGCCTACCTCGACCGGCAGCTCGACGAGCGGCTGGAGGCGGCGCTCGACACCCTGGAGGCCTCCGTCGACATCGAGCCGGGCGGCCTGGAGTGGGAGCCGGACGAACGCCGGATCACCCTGGGGGTGGACCCCGGCATCGAGCAGGTCCGCTGGGCGGTCCTCGACGGCCGGGGCCGGCCGGTCGATCGCTCCGAGAACGCCGGGCCGGACGCCTTCCCGCCGCCCGGGTCGGCCCCGGCGTTCTCCGGAGGCCATGAGGATTCGTCCGTCTTCCTCGTCGGCGACGGGTGGCGGATGGCCGGCCGACGCCTCCGGCTCGAGGAGCTGCTGAGGTCCGGTCGCGGCCACCCCGAGGACGACCTCCCCGACGACGACGTGGAATACGCCCGGCTCGTCCTGATCGCGGGGCTCTCCCCGTCCCCGGCCCGGGCGACGCTGGGCGGCCTGGGCCTCTGCCTGGGGGGGATGTCGGCCGCGACCTGGCTGGCCTGCGCCGCCCTGGGGCGCGTCCTGGCCCGTCGCGCCCTGCGGCCCATCGCGCGGATGGTGCGGTCGGCCCGGGCCCTCGACCCCTCGGATCCCGGCTGGTCGCTCCACCGGCCCGGCACGGGGGACGAGCTCGACGAGCTGGCCTCAGCCTTCAACGACCTGCTCGGCCGGCTCCGAGAGGCCTTCGAACGCCAGCGGAGGTTCGCCGGGGACGCCTCGCACCAGCTCCGGACCCCGCTCTCGGGGATGCTCGGGCAGCTCGACGTGGCGCTGCGGCGGGACCGGTCGGCCGAGGAATACCGCCGGGTCCTGGGGGTCGTCCGGGACGAGGCCGCCCGCCTGGGGAGGATCGTCGAGGTGCTGCTCTTCCTCGCCCGATCCGACCACGACGCCACCTCCCCCGGCGCCAGGCCGGTCGACCTGGGCTCCTGGCTCCCCGACCACCTCGGCGGGCGGTGGGCCGACCATCCCCGGGCCGCCGACCTTCGGGTCGGGCCGGCGCCCGGGCCGATCCCCCCGGTCCTCGCCAACCCCGAGCTGCTGGCCCAGTGCGTCGACAACCTGGTGGACAATGCGCTGAAGTACAGCGAGCCGGGGAGTGAGGTCCGGCTCGAACTCGGCCGGGAGGGCGGGGCCGTGACCCTCTCCGTGGTCGACCTCGGCTGCGGCCTGGAGCCCGGCGAGGAGTCGCGGATCTTCGAGCCCTTCTACCGCTCGGAGCTGGCCCGACGCCGGGGGAAACCCGGCGTGGGCCTGGGCCTGGCCGTCGCCCGGCGGATCGCCGGGCGACTCGGGGGGACCCTGGAGGCCTCCGGCGCACCGGGCCGGGGGAGCCGCTTCCTCCTCCGCCTCCCGGGGTCCCGCCCGTCGACGACCCCCGAGCGCGGCGGGATGCCGGCCGAGGTGCCCGGGGCCCTCCCCTGA
- a CDS encoding HPr family phosphocarrier protein, with the protein MSQDPHLARRRVEITNAYGLHLRPAEKFVGLAGRFVAEVRVRHEGREFNGKSILDLMSLAAECGTWLEVEALGPDAEAAVAALAELVAARFGEEANPAPCPPPATDPGPAGGLRP; encoded by the coding sequence GTCAGGACCCCCACCTCGCACGACGCCGGGTCGAGATCACCAACGCGTACGGGCTGCATCTCCGCCCGGCGGAGAAGTTCGTCGGCCTGGCCGGCCGGTTCGTCGCCGAGGTCCGCGTCCGCCACGAGGGCCGGGAGTTCAACGGCAAGAGCATCCTGGACCTGATGAGCCTGGCCGCCGAGTGCGGCACCTGGCTGGAGGTGGAGGCCCTGGGTCCCGACGCCGAGGCCGCCGTCGCCGCCCTGGCCGAGCTGGTCGCCGCCCGCTTCGGCGAGGAGGCCAACCCCGCCCCGTGCCCGCCCCCCGCCACCGACCCCGGCCCCGCCGGGGGGCTCCGCCCATGA
- the ptsP gene encoding phosphoenolpyruvate--protein phosphotransferase, whose amino-acid sequence MKILRGIAVSPGVAIGPVLVLAPRGPRLARRAVPASAVEQERRRLDRALESARLEAEAAERDARSRLGPQYADILAAHVRMIADPTLRREAVTRIDRDRIAAEHAIFDVLDGYARRLERLGTAHLAARAADVRDIQRRILDQLTGQPPSPSPADSLVEPLLLLAEDLSPSEAAALDPSRVLGFATESGGRTSHTAIIAAALEIPAVVGLGRVLDGARDCRSAIIDGDGGMVILDPDEPTLRRYRRHAVERATRFAELSRLSDLPAETADGSRIRLLGNIEFPAEVDACRERGADGIGLFRTEFFYLADDGPPGELEQAEAYAAVIRALPGKPVTIRTLDLGSDKSEPGRALHVEPNPALGLRSLRRSLRDPGPFRLQLRAILRAAAITGGDVRVMFPLVTTLDEFRQARATLRDVAAELLAEGTPARADLPVGAMIEVPAAAIMSDLLAKEVDFFSIGTNDLTQYILAADRTNETVADLYTSADPAVLRLIDTVARAAEAAGIEVTVCGSIAGEPLYTMLLLGMGIQHLSTPPHQLPEVKRVIRAVQMDEARALAREALRRGSAAEVLDLLRQAFRRVLPDDPAEAGAVGP is encoded by the coding sequence ATGAAGATCCTCCGGGGCATCGCCGTCAGCCCCGGCGTGGCCATCGGGCCGGTGCTCGTGCTCGCCCCCCGGGGCCCCCGGCTCGCCCGCCGCGCCGTGCCCGCCTCGGCCGTCGAGCAGGAGCGTCGGCGGCTGGACCGCGCGCTGGAGTCGGCCCGTCTGGAGGCCGAGGCCGCCGAGCGCGACGCCCGCAGCCGGCTCGGCCCGCAGTACGCCGACATCCTCGCCGCCCACGTCCGGATGATCGCCGACCCGACCCTGAGGCGCGAGGCCGTCACCCGGATCGACCGCGACCGGATCGCCGCCGAGCACGCCATCTTCGACGTGCTCGACGGCTACGCCCGGCGGCTCGAGCGGCTCGGCACCGCCCACCTCGCCGCCCGGGCCGCCGACGTCCGCGACATCCAGCGGCGGATCCTCGACCAGTTGACCGGCCAGCCCCCCTCCCCCTCCCCGGCCGACTCCCTGGTCGAGCCGCTGCTGCTGCTGGCCGAGGACCTGTCCCCCAGCGAGGCCGCCGCGCTGGACCCCTCCCGGGTGCTCGGCTTCGCCACCGAGAGCGGCGGCCGGACCAGCCACACCGCGATCATCGCCGCGGCCCTGGAGATCCCGGCCGTGGTCGGCCTGGGCCGGGTCCTGGACGGGGCGAGGGACTGCCGCTCGGCGATCATCGACGGCGACGGGGGGATGGTCATCCTCGACCCCGACGAGCCGACGCTCCGCCGCTACCGGCGCCACGCCGTCGAGCGGGCCACCCGGTTCGCCGAGCTGTCCCGGCTCTCCGACCTGCCGGCCGAGACGGCCGACGGGTCCCGGATCCGGCTGCTGGGCAACATCGAGTTCCCCGCCGAGGTGGACGCTTGCCGGGAGCGCGGGGCCGACGGGATCGGCCTCTTCCGCACCGAGTTCTTCTACCTCGCCGACGACGGGCCCCCCGGCGAGCTGGAGCAGGCCGAGGCCTATGCGGCGGTCATCCGGGCCCTGCCCGGCAAGCCCGTCACGATCCGGACCCTGGACCTCGGCTCCGACAAGTCCGAGCCGGGTCGGGCCCTGCACGTGGAGCCGAACCCGGCGCTGGGCCTCCGGAGCCTCCGCCGGTCGCTCCGCGACCCGGGGCCCTTCCGGCTGCAGCTGCGGGCGATCCTCCGGGCCGCCGCGATCACCGGCGGCGACGTCCGCGTGATGTTCCCCCTGGTCACCACCCTCGACGAGTTCCGCCAGGCCAGGGCCACCCTGCGGGACGTGGCCGCCGAGCTGCTCGCCGAGGGGACCCCGGCCCGCGCCGACCTGCCCGTCGGCGCCATGATCGAGGTGCCGGCCGCGGCGATCATGAGCGACCTGTTGGCAAAGGAGGTGGACTTCTTCTCCATCGGCACCAACGACCTGACCCAGTACATCCTGGCCGCCGACCGGACCAACGAGACCGTCGCCGACCTGTACACCTCCGCCGACCCGGCCGTGCTCCGCCTGATCGACACGGTCGCGCGGGCCGCCGAGGCCGCCGGCATCGAGGTCACCGTCTGCGGGTCGATCGCCGGCGAGCCGCTCTACACGATGCTGCTGCTGGGGATGGGGATCCAGCACCTGAGCACCCCGCCCCACCAGCTGCCCGAGGTCAAGCGCGTCATCCGAGCCGTCCAGATGGACGAGGCCCGGGCCCTGGCCCGAGAGGCCCTCCGCCGCGGCTCGGCCGCCGAGGTGCTCGACCTGCTCCGCCAGGCATTCCGCCGGGTCCTGCCCGACGACCCGGCCGAGGCCGGGGCCGTCGGGCCGTGA